The region ATTCTAACTCATGTCCATTGCCTAAATCTAAGGTTTCACCACTTTTAACAATTAAGGAATTAAAGGATTGATGTACCATATTTTCTAGAAATTGGATGGCAACCTTTGAGCCAACAATAGTGACTTGAGGGGCTAAACTTAGCACATTTTTGACTAACCCACTGTGATCTGGTTCAGTATGACTAATAATCAGATAATCGAGGGTAGAAAAATCAATTAAATTGGTTAATGCTTCTAAATACAAAGATTCAAATTTTTGATGAGAAGTATCAACTAAAGCCGTTTTTTCTCCTTGAATTAAGAAAGAATTATAAGTAGTTCCATTTGTTAAATCAAATTCAATATCAAACCGATCTCTATCCCAGTCTAAAGAACGAATTACTGTCGTTTTTTCGGCAATTTCTCTATTTTGTATTGTTAAACGACTGGATACATTAAAATCCTGAGAACGAACATTGAGTGCAACCATATGCTGCTGCCTCCTGTAAATTAAATGGTTATGAATGAATCTCTATGTCACCTATCATGACTTGATTTTAGGTATTTGTAAAATGCCAATTTCTGAAGTGAAGTATAATTATAATTTATAGGTTTGAGGTTTAATGATTAGCATTACCTCTAGAGTCAGTTGATGAATTGACTTGACGGCAGTAAGTACCTACGCAAAATTAATTGCACAGCCTCCGGCGCGGGTTTTGATATAGTCGTAATGCTTAAGTAACAAAGGTAGTAGGGGCGGGTTTATCTGGTTTTTTGGTAATAATCATGGATTTATGTAAAAAACCCGCCCCTACAAATTTTATGTAATTAATTTTGTCTACCTACTTATCTCTAGAATCAATAGGTAGGTGAGGGAACTTGTACTTGAAGAAAACCGTTAAAGTAGAAAGAACCCGTGACAATAAATAATTATCAGTTAATAATTAATCACTCATTAGTAATCGCTTATGTTATTAGCTTTTCAGTTTCAATCTCCTAGCCCGATCTTATTTGAACTTGGGCCAATTGTCATCCGTTGGTATGGATTTTTAATTGCCTCGGCGGTTTTAATTGGGGTCACTTTATCACAATGGTTGGCTAAATATCGTCATGTTAATCCTGATTTAATTGGGGATTTAGTGATTTGGTTAGTCATTGCGGCTATTCCTTGCGCTAGACTTTATTATGTAATTTTTGAATGGCAAGAATACGCCCAACGTCCCGGAGATATTATTGCGATTTGGAAAGGAGGAATTGCCATTCATGGGGCTATTCTGGGAGGAACATTAGCGACCATTATTTTTGCCCGTATTCATAAAACCTCTGTTTGGCAATTAGCGGATTTAGTAGTTCCCTCAGTAGCTTTAGGACAAACTATTGGCAGATGGGGAAACTTTTTTAATTCTGAAGCCTTTGGTTCACCGACTAATTTACCATGGAAACTGTATATTCCCATTAGTAATCGTCCCGTTACCTATCTCAACTATGAATATTTTCATCCGACATTTCTTTATGAATCTATTTGGAATTTCTTAGTTTTTGGCTTACTGTTAGTTTTATTTTTTGCCGGATTAAGATCTGCTAAAAAAATCAAAGTGGGAACTTTAGCATTAGTGTATTTAGTGGCTTATAGTTTCGGCAGATTTTGGATAGAAGGATTAAGGACTGATAGCTTAATGTTAGGGCCGTTAAGAATCGCACAAGTAATTAGTTTAATTATGATGGGGTTAGGTGTTTGGGGATTAATTTGGGTCTATCGGTTAAAGCATTCTTTACCTGATGTAATTAGTCGATCATCTTCCGTTGATTTAGACGAATTTTAAGAAATAGGACTTATACCAATTTAAATGTGTAATAGCTTACCTCAGAAATTGATTATTTCATAGTTTAGAAGTTAGACATTCATCTACACTACTTTATTTTGCTGACAAAAAGGCCCCTGTAACTCAGGGGTCTTTTAATATTTACCTTATATACATCTTAGACCTCAATAATTTAGACCCTGACCACTTAATTTATTTTGAATATCATTCCCTAGAATAAAATAAGTTAATGTTTTTTTGCTCAGTTTTAATTATCATTTAATTTGGTCAGTTAAAGTAAAGGGGACAAGACACGCCAACCTTTAATAAAATTACCTTGCATTATAGCAGAAATTCCGTCTAAATATTGGAATTCTTTAATATTTGATTTAAGTTTTAAGGCTGATTTTATTGCAATTTCTGCGGCTTTTGGTTGCCAATCATAAAGATAAACAAACCCTAGATAACCGTGATGATAAGGGTTATTAGGATCAAGTTTGATGAGTTCTTTTAAAGCAGCGATCGCCCCTTGAGGATTCTCTTGTAATATATAAGATAATACCACCCCATATGTCCAGTCTAATTGATATTGAGTAGATTGGTGAGTTAAACGATAAGTTAATGCTTCTTGTGTTTGTTTTAAATAGTCTTGAATTGGATCATATTGATTTATCCGATCAATTTCATCAAAAATTTTGCCTAACCCGTCTATTCCTTGCCCTAAATTTAAGGAAAGTCCTCTTAATTGACTGTTTAAATCTAGGGGAGGTGCAACAATAGGATAAGCATTAGGATCAAGAGTTAGAGTAATCTTAGGAATGTTAATAGGATAGGTTTTTTGAGTTTGACGATTTAGATAGGTTGCCTTTAATTCGTATTGACCAGGTAACATATTTTTAGGGGGTATCATACTCATTGTTTCAATAAGTTTTACCCCCTTATCATCACCAGACTTATGATATAACATTCCTTGTCCAAACCCATGATCATGTATCCAAAAATTGGTTTTAGTTTTGTCCCCCATTAATTGCCAATCTAATAAGACTATACCTGAGTTTAATTCTGATAAATTGCCTGACCATTCATAAGTTACAGCAACTGGTAAACCTGGGATGGCTTTCTGGGGAATAATAACCTGATCTAATTTAATTTGATCTATAGGTTTAGATAAAGATTCAACCCGAACTGATGGAGTTTTACGTTGATAAAGTTTTAATGTACTTTTATCAGGTAATTCCCAAGCTTTTATAACCTTAAAATTGGGATCATTTTCTAATTTTTTAGCTAAAGCTAATTGAGTATCTCTAGCAAAGCCATTATCTCCAGTTTTGGTGACAAACCAGTCAAAATATTGTTGATCTTGTTGAATATCTTCGGCTTTATTTCCTAATTCTCGTCCATAAATCTGAAAATTAGCTAATTGACCATAATAATTGAGCGTATTATGATTAATTGAATCAGTATTAGCTATAACCCCTAAATTAGCCAGTTGATAGGGTGTTGTTTTTCTGACAGTTTCCATGAGTTCTGTATTAGGAATTTCTGGCCCCATATAGGGACGAAATAATACTCCAGGACTTAAGGATAAGGTTAAATTATCATTGAAAGAAATGGGAAATAAATTAGTAACCATGACCCAGATTGCTACTCCCAATGTTACCCATCTAACAGGTTTATATTTACCTCTCCATAGGGTTAAACAATAGCCTAAAAATATAGCTAATATTGGTAAATAAGACATAATATAACGAGTATCTTTATTAAAGATAGCCGAACAAATTAAGTATGATCCAAGAAAATAAACTCCTAACCATTTAATCCCGGATATGGCTTTTTTACTGTCCACATCCTCATTAATACCTGGAAATCTTCGTAATAAGTGTAATAGTAACCCAACCAGAGGAACAATTAATAATATCCAACCCATTGCTAAAGGTAAATCTTGCCAATAATAAGTCCAAGCTGCTAAGGTATTTAAAGGTGGATCACCTTCATAAGAAGCAGGAATAGCATTAGAATTTTGTACAGTACTAAATAAGTAAATCCAATTAGTTCTATACCAAGGAAACCAAATTAAACTAGAAACAATAAAACTGGTGATTAATTGTAAAATTCTTTCCCATTTTCCTTGCCATAGATAGGTTAATCCTAACCATAATAAAGGAGTTAACAAGAAAAACATTACACTTTGCTTAGTCAGTAATGCTAGTCCCCACACTAAGCCAAAAATTACTGTCCATAACCATTGTTTTTCTTTATATTTCTGGATTTTCCAAAGGGTTAAACAACAAAAACAAGCAATAGTTAAGGTTAGTAAAGTATTATCAATAACAAATTGTAAACGAGTTTGATAGAGACGAGGGATTAAAATTGATAAGGTTGCTCCCCATAACCCAACTTGGGGACTAAAAAGGATTTTTCCTAGGGTATAAACCGATAAAATTAAAATAGCACTGTAAAGTAAATTTGTTAGTAATGCTTGATCGTTACCTACCCCAAATATTTTCTGAAAAATAGCAGCAATAATATAAGTTAAAGGAGGATATTTTGATGATAATTTCCAAAAATTACGCCACCATTCACCGTTTAAAAATTGGGGCGACTCTAACTCATAAACATATTGTAAAGATTTATTAAGATGATTGCTTTGATCCCAAGCAGGCATAGAATGATCTAACATTAACCAGATGCGATCACAAAGATTACTTGCTAACCAAATTAGTCCTAGAATTATCCATACTCGACTTGGGGTTAAAGATAAACTTTTTTTGTTCATGGGCATTGGATTAATGATTCAATTGATTATAATTATGACTATAATTTTATCATCTTGGATAGTCTCTATGTTCTGTGTTTTCCCTGAGCTATTTCATTCTTTTAAATGCCCTAACCCTTTAGGGTTAGGCTATAGGAACAAAGCCCACCTGCGCGGGATATCCGACGAATTATTATTAATATTTGAGCCTGCGTAGGCAGGCTTCGTTAATATAGCTCCAGGCTTCAGCCTGCTTAAATAACCTTGGTTTTGCTGGTTTTGCTATGTATGAAAAAAAATTATCTGAATTATGAATAAAATAAAATTTTTATCTGTTTTCTTTTTGCTATTACTCAACCCAATTTTTACACCAGAACAGACTAAAGAAGTTAAGAAAACTGAGTCATTTTTTTTGACAAGATATAAATATAATAACCGAATAGGTCTAAAAAATAAAGGACTAAGTTTTAATGGCGATAGTTCATTGCCGACTTTGACTAACCCTGAAACAGAAAGTTTAGCTCAAACTCTATTTGAGCATTATCTTAAAAAACAACCAGTTTTAACTTTTCCCAATGACTTAAGTTTAAAGCAAGCTGAAACCATACAGAAAAAGTTAGTTAAATTATTAATCCCATCTCAAGGTCAACTTATCGGTTATAAAGCGGGGTTAACCAATCAAAAAATCCAGGAAAAGTTTAAAGTATCTCAACCAGTTTTAGGAAGAATACTTAAACAGATGATTCTCCCATCAGGTGTAACATTACCTCCTAATTTTGCTGCCATACCCAGATTAGAAGGAGATTTAATTGTCAGGGTTAAAAGTGAAGGCATTAATCAAGCTAAAACTCCTCAAGAAATTCTCAAAAATCTTGATGCTATTATCCCTTTCTTAGAATTACCTGATTTAGTTTATACTAAAGACTTAGAGTTAAATGGTGCAATGTTAGTGGCAGTTAATGTAGGTGCAAGATTAGGAATCGTCGGAACACCTATTCTTCTACAATCAACGGAAAAATGGCAAAATAAATTAAATAATATACAAGTTATTATTGTCGATCAATCAGGACAAGAATTAGCCCAAGGACATAGTAAAAATCTACTTGGAGATCCTCTTAAAGTTGTTCTCTGGATCAAAGATAAATTACACAGTCAAGGAAAATCTTTAAAAAAAGGAGACTTATTATCTTTAGGCAGTATTACTCCTGTAATTCCTATTAAACCAGGAACAACAATCTATGGACAGTATTTAGGATTAAACCCAGATAAGAAAATTGAAATCTCTGTTAATTTTAAGAATTAATAACCATGATAAGTCAACGTAATCCTGTTGTTTTAGTACACGGAATTTATAATACTACCGCTAAATTTAATACAATGACTAACTATTTAACTCAGTTAGGTTGGTCGGTTTACTGTTTTAATCTTAAACCCAATGATGGAGATGGTCATCTCGAAAATTTAGCTGAACAAGTGGCTAATTATATTACTCATACTTTTGCTAATAAACAACCTTTTGATTTAATTGGATTTAGTATGGGAGGATTAATTACCCGATATTATTTACAACGTCTTGGAGGAGTAAAACAAGTTCATCGTTATATTAGTATTTCTGCCCCCAATAAAGGAACCTTGACTGCCTATGCTTTATCTCGTCCAGGTATTAGACAAATGCGTCCCAATAGTCAATTTTTACAGCAGTTAAATCATGACATACAAGATACTTTAGGAGGAATTAATGTTACTATTATCTGGACTCCTTATGATCTGATGATTCTCCCTGCTCATAGTTCTAAACTTAATCTAGGAAAACAGATTAAACTTCCTGTGTTAAATCATGAACTAATGGTCAGACATCCCAGAATTTTACAAGCTGTTTCTCAAGCATTATCTGAACCCATTTGTTCCTCTCGATAATTTGTTTAAGAGACATGATTTTTATCCGTCTTTATGGCATAATATATTGTTAAACATAATTGCTAATAGGAGAAAATAAATTAGTAAAATGGATGCCCAAACAAAAGAATTTAAACTTAAATATGACATCGGAAGGCAATTGTTAGAAAAAGGACAATATCGTCTCAGTGTACAATCCCTGGAAGAAGCAACACAATTAGTTAACCCCAACTCTCGTTTAGGGGGAGATGTTCAAATGATTTTAGTCACAGCTTATCAAGCAGTCGGACGTTTAGAAGATGCTATTAATTTGTGTCAAAACTTAACCGTTCATCCTCATGTTGATATTCGTAAACAAAGTCAGCGCATTCTTTATATTCTTAAAGCACCTCAACTAAAACGCCCTGAAGAATGGATGACAAAAATTCCAACTATTGATACTAAAGAAGCCGCAAAACCTAAATATATTACCTCTAATCCTACTGCTAAACTTCCCGAAAAATC is a window of Aphanothece sacrum FPU1 DNA encoding:
- a CDS encoding phospholipid carrier-dependent glycosyltransferase → MPMNKKSLSLTPSRVWIILGLIWLASNLCDRIWLMLDHSMPAWDQSNHLNKSLQYVYELESPQFLNGEWWRNFWKLSSKYPPLTYIIAAIFQKIFGVGNDQALLTNLLYSAILILSVYTLGKILFSPQVGLWGATLSILIPRLYQTRLQFVIDNTLLTLTIACFCCLTLWKIQKYKEKQWLWTVIFGLVWGLALLTKQSVMFFLLTPLLWLGLTYLWQGKWERILQLITSFIVSSLIWFPWYRTNWIYLFSTVQNSNAIPASYEGDPPLNTLAAWTYYWQDLPLAMGWILLIVPLVGLLLHLLRRFPGINEDVDSKKAISGIKWLGVYFLGSYLICSAIFNKDTRYIMSYLPILAIFLGYCLTLWRGKYKPVRWVTLGVAIWVMVTNLFPISFNDNLTLSLSPGVLFRPYMGPEIPNTELMETVRKTTPYQLANLGVIANTDSINHNTLNYYGQLANFQIYGRELGNKAEDIQQDQQYFDWFVTKTGDNGFARDTQLALAKKLENDPNFKVIKAWELPDKSTLKLYQRKTPSVRVESLSKPIDQIKLDQVIIPQKAIPGLPVAVTYEWSGNLSELNSGIVLLDWQLMGDKTKTNFWIHDHGFGQGMLYHKSGDDKGVKLIETMSMIPPKNMLPGQYELKATYLNRQTQKTYPINIPKITLTLDPNAYPIVAPPLDLNSQLRGLSLNLGQGIDGLGKIFDEIDRINQYDPIQDYLKQTQEALTYRLTHQSTQYQLDWTYGVVLSYILQENPQGAIAALKELIKLDPNNPYHHGYLGFVYLYDWQPKAAEIAIKSALKLKSNIKEFQYLDGISAIMQGNFIKGWRVLSPLL
- a CDS encoding esterase/lipase family protein, whose product is MISQRNPVVLVHGIYNTTAKFNTMTNYLTQLGWSVYCFNLKPNDGDGHLENLAEQVANYITHTFANKQPFDLIGFSMGGLITRYYLQRLGGVKQVHRYISISAPNKGTLTAYALSRPGIRQMRPNSQFLQQLNHDIQDTLGGINVTIIWTPYDLMILPAHSSKLNLGKQIKLPVLNHELMVRHPRILQAVSQALSEPICSSR
- a CDS encoding tetratricopeptide repeat protein, yielding MDAQTKEFKLKYDIGRQLLEKGQYRLSVQSLEEATQLVNPNSRLGGDVQMILVTAYQAVGRLEDAINLCQNLTVHPHVDIRKQSQRILYILKAPQLKRPEEWMTKIPTIDTKEAAKPKYITSNPTAKLPEKSYLTTEDLSQIDTRDNYFIWFALGLIVLILSGLVWFN
- the lgt gene encoding prolipoprotein diacylglyceryl transferase, whose protein sequence is MLLAFQFQSPSPILFELGPIVIRWYGFLIASAVLIGVTLSQWLAKYRHVNPDLIGDLVIWLVIAAIPCARLYYVIFEWQEYAQRPGDIIAIWKGGIAIHGAILGGTLATIIFARIHKTSVWQLADLVVPSVALGQTIGRWGNFFNSEAFGSPTNLPWKLYIPISNRPVTYLNYEYFHPTFLYESIWNFLVFGLLLVLFFAGLRSAKKIKVGTLALVYLVAYSFGRFWIEGLRTDSLMLGPLRIAQVISLIMMGLGVWGLIWVYRLKHSLPDVISRSSSVDLDEF
- a CDS encoding 2-keto-4-pentenoate hydratase; translation: MNKIKFLSVFFLLLLNPIFTPEQTKEVKKTESFFLTRYKYNNRIGLKNKGLSFNGDSSLPTLTNPETESLAQTLFEHYLKKQPVLTFPNDLSLKQAETIQKKLVKLLIPSQGQLIGYKAGLTNQKIQEKFKVSQPVLGRILKQMILPSGVTLPPNFAAIPRLEGDLIVRVKSEGINQAKTPQEILKNLDAIIPFLELPDLVYTKDLELNGAMLVAVNVGARLGIVGTPILLQSTEKWQNKLNNIQVIIVDQSGQELAQGHSKNLLGDPLKVVLWIKDKLHSQGKSLKKGDLLSLGSITPVIPIKPGTTIYGQYLGLNPDKKIEISVNFKN